AAATGCTTGCAAGAGGATACAAGATAGTTTTAGATCCAGATTTCAGCGTTGTTCACACTCACGAGGAAGATATAGTGTTTGAAGTCTGTAGAGACTTGAGAAACTATTTTGTTTATAAAAAGCTCCGAGAAAAAATCAAAAGGTTGAAAAGGCCAAGACACTCGTTTAAATTCTTGAAAAAGCAGTAGAATTAGCTATTTTTCTAAGCCTAGCCAAAGATGATCGGATACTGGTCTGATAAATTTGCTTACACTACCATCTTTATGTATAATGAGCCGTTTCTCTGAAGAAGAAAAAAGTTCACCTATAATAATTGCGGCAATCCTGTTCTTTTCAAGAACCCTCACAACCTTGTCGGCAGCGCTTCTTTTCACAGCGATTAACAGGCTCCCAGAAGCAATGAGTTGCAGCGGGTCAATCTGGAAGAATTCGCATATTTTCAATGTTTCTTCAGCAATTGGCATCTTTTCTTCATAAACCTTGAACCCTACTCTTGAGGCATCAGCCAATTCATGTATTCCGCCTGCAACTCCGCCTTCTGTGGGGTCATGCATTGCTGTTACGTGGCCTGTTTGGAAGGCCAAGATTGCTTCTTTCACTATGCTTATGTGGTTGAAGAAATTTTCAGCTTTTCTTAAGGTTGATTTTCCTATCTCCCTCTCAAGTTGAGCGTGCTTGTCCGCTGCCAGAATAGCTGTACCCTCTATCCCCGCAGATTTCGTGAGTATCAGTATGTTGCCAGCTTTCGCGTCCTGTGCTGTTACATAACATCCTTTTTCAGTTATGCCCATGCAGCAACCGATAACTATTGGGAATGGTAGGTTAGGTGTGGTTTCTGAGTGCCCGCCAGTTATGGCTAAGCCCAGTTTTTTGGCTCCCACGTCTATCTGTTCGCAGATGGTTCTCACAGTTTTTCTTGTTGCGTTTTCGGGCAGTAGAAGGCAGGAGGCAAAGAAGGTTGGTTGTACGCCGAAGGTGGCTACGTCGTTCGCATTTATGTTTACCGCCAGCCATCCTATTCTTTCTAAAGCACCAGTGATTGGATCCATAGAAGTAACGAGTAACTTGTTTCCAACTTCAATTACAGCGCCATCTAAACCGTAAGATGGCCCTACAACAACTTCTCTACGTTTTGAGCCTAAGTGTTTGAGAATTACTTCTTTAAGGATTTCCGGCGGAACTTTTCCATAGGGAAGTTTCATATGCTCGTAACCTCATAGTGCTTTAAATTCATTCTATTTTGACGTTACTATTTAGTAGCATGTTAGCAGAGCCTTAAATACTAAAATGTGTAGTGCGTCGAAAAAGTTAGCTAGCTTCGCATAATTTGAGGCAATCTTTTTCGTAAAACTACAGCTATGGGGATTCCTATAAGCCCTCCAATGACTATTTGACCTATATTCCCAGGGATTTCTAACAATGCGGCCTCTGGTCCCCATAGATATATTTCAACTATGAAATATCCAACGATCATTTCAACTCCAGCCACAATCACAGCGAATATATCTCGAAAAACACTCTTTTTATTCGTAATGAAACCCGCAAGGAAGCCCTCTGCACCTTTTATGAACAAAGTTGGGATTGCAAATACCGGAAATCCAATTATATCTGCCAATGACGAGCCTATTCCTCCAGCAACACCGCCAACAACAGGCCCGAAGGTTAATGCACTAACAAAAACCATCACATCTCCAACGTTAAAATATCCTCCCATAGGATTCGGAATTCGTATGAGTAGAGTTGCCACACAAACTAGCGCTGCCATGACTGCCCATAACGTTATTTGAATCAATGTTACTTTCATGGAGTTGATTTGCATGTCCTTAAATGAGAGGCAACTCGTATAAAAAATGTACTTAGCATAGTCATATTCAGCTTTAACCTCTTTTTGGCTGTTGTTATGTTTATTCTTCTCTTTTTTCCGGTTCATGAACTAGAGTAAGCGTCACAAAGAAGGCGGGGACAGTAAAAGCTATTGCAAGAAGGAAGGGCAGCTGTGGAGAAACATGCTCGTACAAGATACCTCCAATAAGGCTGCCAAACGCCATCAATATGAAATTTACAAAGTTAGTGAAGCCATTTACCTTCCCACGTTGTTCCTTTGGAACAAGATCAGCTTGCAAAGCACCAAAAGCCGAGTTCATCATAACCTGCGCCGCGCCCACCAACACGAGAGAAACAAAGAGCCTTAGCACATCTCCATTTACGTAAAGCCACATTGAAACCCCGAACATTACATATGCTCCCAAGAGTGGCAGCTTTCTGTTGAATTTGTCCACCGCCTTTCCTATAGGAATAGCGAGAACTATCATCGTAACAAACAATGCTGTGAGGATGAGCGGCCAGACGGCCTTGTCTATTAGAAGCTCTTCTACAGCGTATACGACAAAGTATAGCTGAACCATGGCAATTCCAAAAATGGTTATCACCCCGGAAAGGAACAGATAAAACATTGAACGAGGCAGTGTTTTCCAGACGCCAAAGCTCTCTTTTAGGGCAATCGGATAGCTATGCAGGAGTTCATTTAAGCTGGGTTTTTTAGCATTTACCACTGTTTCCTTTAATCGCAATAGTCTGAGGAATGCTGCAATTAAGAAGAAAACCACGACAACGCCATAGCCTATTCTCATGCCTTGAACCAGACCAAACTGACCGTAAAGTATGCCTGCGACAAAAGGTCCTGGAGTGGTGGCAGCACTTGTTATAAGCATGATTAAGCCAAATCCCATGCCTCTTCTTTCAGAGGGCACCGAATCAGCAATCATCGCCATCAAGGCTGGCTGATAGGTTGAGTTGAACAGACTCATTAACACGGCGCCAATCAATATGAAGTGCCATGAAGGCGCAACTGCGTATAGAATGAAGGAAAGCGCAACCCCGAAAGTCATGGAAGAAATGAGCCACTTTCTGCCAAACTTATCTGCCAAGTAGCCACCTGGAAACTGCATCGAAGCTAAAGCTAGAAATGAAAAAAGACCAATCATACCAAGAACTGTTTTCGTTGCTCCCAGCTCAAGAACGTAAAGTGAATAATAAGTCGCTGGAAGTTCCATGGCGAAATCTATTAGAATCCAGCTTACCACCAGAACGGCGTAATTGCCTTTAATGAACGAGAATTCCTTTCTTAGACCTTTAACAAACGGCGTTTTTTGCGTCTCCTTTCATGCACTCTTATACTTTGAGCAGTGAAGTTATTGTTTCTGGGCAAAAATACTCAAAAACTGGTCACGAACGCGTGTTTAAGCTTATCAATAACTGCCAACAATTCTTCGATTTTCAAGGCATAAATCATAAGTCTAAAGATAGCTTGTCTACCTTCTTCGGTGTTTTTTCAAAGGTCACTCCTCGTTCGGTCCTCAAGTTTTCAGTGTATTTAACTTCACCGTAAACGTGGCAGCCTGACTCTAGGCTTATACTCTCTCCATACAGATTTCTGGCTCTAGCCTCTCTTTCCACTGTTATTGTCTTAGCGTAAACGTCCTCGACATGTGCTCTTTTGCCTATCATTGCTTCATCTGCCTTTATAGGTCCTTTGACTTTGCCTCTCCGTCCAATTTCGACATAGGATGCGTGGACACCTTCGGCGGTTTCAATGGAGCCACCTACAGAAATTTTTGAGCGGGCAGTTGCTTTTCTTGCACGTAGCCGACCGCCCACGTCAATGTTTCTGGCAGTCAATTCTTGGTCTATTTCTGCTATACCTCCCACGTCGAGTTTTCCAGAAAGCTTCATGTTGCCGCCAACTTGTACTTTTCCTCCCACGTTCAAGTCAACTCCTTCAGCTGAGCCAGAAATGGCAAAAACCCCGCCAACGTCGATGTCACCAAATTTTAAATCGCCTTCAACTTTGCAAGAGCCACCTACGTCTATGTCGCCACCGCTGCTCTTTCCAGCAAGTTTCACTGTACCTCCAACACTGATCTTCTGAAATTCAAGCGACTCCTTTGAGACAAAACTGCCGCCAACATCAACTCTGTTGATTTTTCCGCCGTTAACCTCTACTTTTCCTCCCACGTCGATATCTTTTATGTCGACCTTCGATTCAATTTTCACCGAACCGCCAACGTCAATGTTTTCAGTTTTTACCTCGCCTTTAGCTTTGAAAGTGCCACCTACATCTATTTTTCGAGCGGTTGTAGCGCCATCTACTATGAGGCTGCCTCCAACCTCCACTTCTTCAACATCAAAATTTTTCTCTACCGTCAAACTTCTGTCTACATCTACCTTTTTCGCAGTCATATTCCCAGTAATAACTAAACGCCCATCTTCTATATTGACTCGGTTTCTAATTTCAAGATCTCCCTTAACAGTGACATCATCTTCGCCATCCAAATTTTCCGCTGAGAGACTGCATTCGAAGACACAGTCGCCCTCAACGTATATGGTACCTGAAACAGCGACTTTTGGCGGAGTTCCTTTACCCTTCACTACAACATGCCTTCCAACTTCCAAATCACCCTCAACAACATCCAACGTAGCGGTGCTTCTTGAAGGAATAACGTTTTCCGACATAGCGTTTTCACCTAAATGTAGGTAGCACAATCGTGAGTATAAAAGGCAACGCACATGTAGGATACACATATTGTAGTCACAATTTGTGACTATGAAGAGATATTACAGTTTGTCCTGTGATTTTTCACACACGCGAGCATAATCTATAAATATTCACGAAAAGCTATCTAAAGTTATCAGGTGAGATATTTGTCAAAAAAGGTTCGTACTGGGATTCCAGGTCTAGACGAACTGGTTGACGGTGGGTTTCCTGAAGGCAGGGTTATTTTGGTTATTGGAGGACCAGGCACAGGAAAAACCATTATGTGCGGCCAGTTTTTGCACAAAGGAATCTATGAAAATCAAGAAAATGGCGTTTTTGTCAGTCTAGACGAAAGCAAGGATCACTTCTACTCTGAAATGCAACAATTCGGGAAAAATTTCCAGAAGGCAGAGGAAGAGGGGCGATTCGCTTTTATAGACGCCACACGAATGTCGCAAGTGGCTATGCTGAAGGAGAAACTGTACAAAGAGGAATCTAAGAGCTTACGGGGTAAGCAACTCTCCATTGATAGACTAGTCGAAAATTTGCGAGCAAAAATCTCTGCAATTAATGCGAAAAGGGTTGCAGTGGACACTTTGGCAGCACTCACATACCGATTTCCAGATCCTGCAGAGCGAAGGACCGCAGTTATGGATTTGATTGGATCACTGGCGGATTTGGGAGTTACCAACCTTGTGACCACTGAATTAAGTCAATTGAGCTTGGAACGAAATGCTTTAGAAGAAGAATTCTTGGTTCACGGAGTTATCATGATGCAAACTCTATTTTCAGGAGCGACTACAACGAGAGCGATACAAGTCGAAAAGATGAGAGAAGCCAAGGTCAACCCGAGTCTTGTACCATATTCAATAGGTCCGAATGGCATTGAGGTCTTTCCCAACATGCCGCTATTCGGGGAAAAGTAGGTTCATAAACTCTGAACTAAGCGGTTAAGACCTTATAGCTGCTTTCTTTCCTTTCGTATCTGCAGTTTCTCTTTTATCAGAGGTATTTCACGCTCTAGATATCTTTGATTATACATTTTCTTGATTCGTAAGTGTTTTTTGAGACCTTTTTTGCTTTTCTTCTCGTAAATGCTGATCTCTCCTTCAAACAGACCTAGAATTGCTTGAACGTCTTCCGAAGCATGCATCTGAGGATTCATCACAGCCAGAGTGGTGAACCCTTTTGACCTCAACTCTGGGATAAGCCCAGTTAACCATCTTCTGGTTTGAACAGCGTGATGCCGAAGCAAAACGTCTGAGATAATTTCGATACAAGCCCTTCTTTGGCCCTTTTGGGAAGTGTCGAGTTTACGGAAAGCTGAGGTTAAGGCAATGTTAATATCAGTAAGGTTTTCCACACCCTTCAATTTGAATACATTAGGTAAGTCTTTGATGATTGTGTCTGCTTGGGGATTGCATATAAACAGGTAGAAGTTTGACCGAAATTCTTCTGCGAGGGTTTTTATTCCGCTAGCCTCTCTAGTAATGTAAAACGTGATTTGCCTTTCTTTTGCTCCTGTTTCAAGAAATCTTTTAATCAGTAGATCCCTTTCATCACAGGAAATTGAGGTTAATATAACCGCAAAATTTTCAGGGATCCCACCGAGAAGAGAGTTATCGAGATCTTTATATCCTGTTCTAATACGACTGGGAAGACCAGCATCCAAGATGTTAATCTTTACAGGTTCGAGCTCACAGAACATTTGGTGCCCAGTTTCATCTGCGTAATCAATTTTTGGCTTTACTGCAAATGTACCTTTGTTAAGAGACCTTAGGGTAAGTCTGATTTCTTCGGTCATTAGTGGGTCAAGTCTTTTTCCGTTCATGTCAAGATCTCTGTCCTCGAAGTCACAGAAATCTGGTTTGGCAACTAACTCGAAACCTGCTGGGAGAAATCCCTCAACTTTAACCAAGATGGCCGGTGCGTCTCCTGTATTGACCATCTCTATTTCTAAGTTGACATCTTCGCCAATTTTTACCTCATTTTCTCTAAGAATTAGTTTTGCTTGTATGCGTGCCCGCACAGGCAAGATTTTTTCATCCAGAGCTGCAAAAAGCTTGCGCATTTGCTTGAAAGTGTCTAAATACTCTAGGCCGCGTTTTGTGATCTTATAAATCTTAGAGTTGTCAACACTCTTTTCCTTGACAAAGCCCCTTGAAGCTAGAAAAATCAACGACTTTTTAGCTCTGTCAACTGGCAAGTTTGCACCATAAGAGGCTCTAGTTAATCGGCAGGAACCCCTTCTTGCAACGATGTCCAATAAATCTGCGTATATCTCATATCTTGTCCTTCGGTTTCCCAAATACTCCACTTTCCATCAAACCTTTCACACCGAGCCATTGGACTGCAGCGAACCCAATAAGTAATCTCAACCACACAGTTAAAATCCTTATGAGAATAGTGGCAGCCGCGCTAGTATCTGGTGGTATGGCAAATAGAACAAACAGCGTTATCATGATAATGTCGGGTAGTCCTACCTCAGCGGGGACACCTATAGGAATTGATTTTATTGCAATCATAAGAGTATAGATAACAACTATTTTCAGCAAAAGAATTGGTATATTTGGCTCCAAGTAACCTATTGAAACGAAAACTAGGAAAACAATAGCAATGCTAGAAAGCCATGTCAGAACATAAAAGAATATTGGCGGAATCAGTTTTGCTGGGGTCGAACTAAAAATTCTTAACGATTTATAGAAACCTCTTAGCGCGTCAACTATTGTAGTTTGAAAATGTTCCAGTTTAAAACGTCCTCTTGAGACACGCTCTACAAAACGCATTACAGCGTTAATCAACCGCTCTGTCAATTTCTCCTTGACACAAATTATCACCAAGAATACGAAGGCAACTGCACTTAGGGCAGTCATAGTTACGAGTATTTGAAGCATTAAACCTGAAACAGAATAATTAAGGGACAGTAACCCCAGAAAGCCTAAGAGGAGGGCGACAATAGTCGTAATTGTGCCTAACATTCGTTGACTGACAAGAGAGGCAATAACCTTCCCCGAATTGACATTTGGCTCTTTTGACATTAAATAGGCTTTAGTTATCTCTCCGCTAACAGATTCCGCTGGAATAAGAAGATCAGT
Above is a window of Candidatus Bathyarchaeota archaeon DNA encoding:
- a CDS encoding AIR synthase family protein, whose product is MKLPYGKVPPEILKEVILKHLGSKRREVVVGPSYGLDGAVIEVGNKLLVTSMDPITGALERIGWLAVNINANDVATFGVQPTFFASCLLLPENATRKTVRTICEQIDVGAKKLGLAITGGHSETTPNLPFPIVIGCCMGITEKGCYVTAQDAKAGNILILTKSAGIEGTAILAADKHAQLEREIGKSTLRKAENFFNHISIVKEAILAFQTGHVTAMHDPTEGGVAGGIHELADASRVGFKVYEEKMPIAEETLKICEFFQIDPLQLIASGSLLIAVKRSAADKVVRVLEKNRIAAIIIGELFSSSEKRLIIHKDGSVSKFIRPVSDHLWLGLEK
- a CDS encoding ECF transporter S component translates to MNRKKEKNKHNNSQKEVKAEYDYAKYIFYTSCLSFKDMQINSMKVTLIQITLWAVMAALVCVATLLIRIPNPMGGYFNVGDVMVFVSALTFGPVVGGVAGGIGSSLADIIGFPVFAIPTLFIKGAEGFLAGFITNKKSVFRDIFAVIVAGVEMIVGYFIVEIYLWGPEAALLEIPGNIGQIVIGGLIGIPIAVVLRKRLPQIMRS
- a CDS encoding MFS transporter, with product MELPATYYSLYVLELGATKTVLGMIGLFSFLALASMQFPGGYLADKFGRKWLISSMTFGVALSFILYAVAPSWHFILIGAVLMSLFNSTYQPALMAMIADSVPSERRGMGFGLIMLITSAATTPGPFVAGILYGQFGLVQGMRIGYGVVVVFFLIAAFLRLLRLKETVVNAKKPSLNELLHSYPIALKESFGVWKTLPRSMFYLFLSGVITIFGIAMVQLYFVVYAVEELLIDKAVWPLILTALFVTMIVLAIPIGKAVDKFNRKLPLLGAYVMFGVSMWLYVNGDVLRLFVSLVLVGAAQVMMNSAFGALQADLVPKEQRGKVNGFTNFVNFILMAFGSLIGGILYEHVSPQLPFLLAIAFTVPAFFVTLTLVHEPEKREE
- a CDS encoding AAA family ATPase; translated protein: MSKKVRTGIPGLDELVDGGFPEGRVILVIGGPGTGKTIMCGQFLHKGIYENQENGVFVSLDESKDHFYSEMQQFGKNFQKAEEEGRFAFIDATRMSQVAMLKEKLYKEESKSLRGKQLSIDRLVENLRAKISAINAKRVAVDTLAALTYRFPDPAERRTAVMDLIGSLADLGVTNLVTTELSQLSLERNALEEEFLVHGVIMMQTLFSGATTTRAIQVEKMREAKVNPSLVPYSIGPNGIEVFPNMPLFGEK
- a CDS encoding flippase-like domain-containing protein, which translates into the protein MNERRRILLKTVPLLVIGLLAFVLYLILFVNIPEMIGVIQRANMLIYSLAALVLIVETFFFTLTWQYLLLPLSIKIPLKKTFAYVWIGMFTDLLIPAESVSGEITKAYLMSKEPNVNSGKVIASLVSQRMLGTITTIVALLLGFLGLLSLNYSVSGLMLQILVTMTALSAVAFVFLVIICVKEKLTERLINAVMRFVERVSRGRFKLEHFQTTIVDALRGFYKSLRIFSSTPAKLIPPIFFYVLTWLSSIAIVFLVFVSIGYLEPNIPILLLKIVVIYTLMIAIKSIPIGVPAEVGLPDIIMITLFVLFAIPPDTSAAATILIRILTVWLRLLIGFAAVQWLGVKGLMESGVFGKPKDKI